The following coding sequences lie in one Pseudomonas monsensis genomic window:
- the pgaC gene encoding poly-beta-1,6-N-acetyl-D-glucosamine synthase produces the protein MLDRLLALLVLALVLGVPLGLIFLVTGQFLMDFVFFYPLFMSGLWIAGGLYFWLHWERHWPWKDDTLPPPLAGEPLISILIPCYNEGDNAADTIHAALAQHYPNIEVIAINDGSKDNTAEVLDRLAKEDPRLRVLHLAENQGKAVALRMGAIAARSEYLVCIDGDALLAPNTAAYLVAPMLDNARLGAVTGNPRIRTRSTLVGRVQVGEFSSIIGLIKRTQRVFGRIFTVSGVIVAFRRTALNRVGYWSPDMITEDIDISWKLQLDHWSIFYEPRALCWILMPETLGGLWKQRLRWAQGGAEVLFKNIRGIWQYRHRYLWPLLFEYCLSTGWAFTFLLSVIFWGVGKFVVMPESIAVHHLMPPAFTGLLLAFVCLVQFAVSIIIDRRYEPGLGKTMFWVVWYPIAFWLVSLLTTLVSFPKVLFGQHQKRARWVSPDRGIKPIGDDEEEVIK, from the coding sequence ATGCTGGATAGACTGTTAGCCCTGCTTGTTCTGGCGCTCGTCCTCGGCGTGCCGCTGGGACTGATCTTCCTGGTCACCGGGCAGTTCCTGATGGACTTCGTGTTTTTCTACCCGTTGTTCATGTCCGGGTTGTGGATTGCCGGCGGCCTGTATTTCTGGCTGCACTGGGAACGCCACTGGCCGTGGAAGGACGACACCCTGCCACCGCCCCTGGCGGGCGAGCCGCTGATCTCGATCCTGATCCCTTGCTACAACGAAGGTGACAACGCCGCCGATACGATCCACGCGGCGCTGGCCCAGCACTACCCGAACATCGAAGTCATCGCGATCAACGACGGCTCCAAGGACAACACCGCCGAAGTCCTCGACCGCCTGGCCAAGGAAGACCCACGCCTGCGCGTGCTGCATCTGGCGGAAAACCAGGGCAAGGCGGTCGCCCTGCGCATGGGCGCGATTGCCGCGCGCAGTGAATATCTGGTGTGCATCGACGGTGATGCGTTGCTGGCGCCGAATACGGCGGCCTATCTGGTCGCGCCGATGCTGGATAACGCACGCCTTGGCGCGGTGACCGGCAACCCGCGAATTCGTACGCGCTCGACGCTGGTCGGGCGGGTTCAGGTCGGCGAGTTCTCGTCGATCATCGGCTTGATCAAACGTACGCAACGAGTGTTCGGACGGATCTTTACCGTGTCGGGGGTGATTGTCGCATTCCGCCGTACGGCGCTGAATCGGGTGGGCTACTGGAGCCCGGACATGATCACCGAAGACATCGACATCAGCTGGAAGCTGCAACTCGATCACTGGAGCATCTTCTACGAGCCGCGCGCGCTGTGCTGGATTCTCATGCCGGAAACCCTCGGCGGTCTGTGGAAGCAGCGCCTGCGCTGGGCCCAGGGCGGTGCCGAAGTGCTGTTCAAGAACATCCGCGGCATCTGGCAGTACCGTCACCGCTATCTGTGGCCGCTGCTGTTCGAATACTGCCTGTCGACCGGTTGGGCGTTTACCTTCCTGCTGTCGGTGATTTTCTGGGGTGTCGGCAAGTTTGTGGTCATGCCAGAGTCGATTGCCGTGCATCACCTGATGCCGCCGGCGTTTACCGGGCTGTTGCTGGCGTTCGTCTGCCTGGTGCAGTTCGCGGTCAGCATCATCATCGACCGGCGCTACGAGCCGGGGTTGGGCAAGACCATGTTCTGGGTGGTCTGGTATCCGATTGCATTCTGGCTGGTCAGCCTGCTGACCACGCTGGTCAGCTTCCCCAAAGTGTTATTCGGCCAGCATCAGAAACGGGCGCGTTGGGTCAGCCCTGACCGCGGCATCAAACCGATCGGGGACGACGAAGAGGAGGTCATCAAATGA
- a CDS encoding apoptosis inducing factor family protein: MSLHRVARIADVPEDRGLPVEIGDCKIVLLRASGQLRAFQGECPHAGAPLADGALCHGRLICPWHKAAFRAEDGALCEPPALDSLKRYPLEVRGDEVWVDDQPLADPHTPPADDPRLFVVVGAGAAGTACAAALREKGFGGRIILIDREPDAGYDRTVLSKFVLAGETPAAETPALRDEVFYKEQRIERLHSEITALDAQAKTLQLNDGQTLNYDAAVLATGGEPNPLKLPGAELPHVFVLRSKAQAEQIMRTARADQRVVIIGDSFIALECASALRQHGLDVTVLARHAIPFAAQFGEAVGLAIRALHEQNGVKFITEHTATEIIGDGKVEAVLLDNGLRLSADLVLAGVGVHPATEAFGSLPKEKDQSLRVDGGMRVTEGLWAIGDIATFPLNGQLQRIEHWRLAQQHARIAAANMLGGEEHYLDVPFFWTWHFGKNYDYLGHAEQWDEVEFMGEPEQPPFIGLFAKNGVVVAAVACEKERAMALLAERMKQPLPIAEAWTLIRD, translated from the coding sequence ATGTCCCTGCACCGTGTCGCCCGTATCGCCGATGTCCCTGAAGACCGTGGCCTGCCCGTCGAAATCGGCGACTGCAAGATCGTCCTGCTGCGCGCCAGCGGCCAGCTCCGCGCCTTTCAGGGCGAATGCCCGCATGCCGGGGCGCCGCTGGCTGACGGTGCGTTGTGTCACGGACGCCTGATCTGCCCATGGCACAAGGCCGCTTTTCGCGCCGAGGACGGCGCGCTGTGCGAGCCGCCGGCGCTCGACAGCCTCAAACGTTATCCGCTGGAAGTGCGCGGCGACGAGGTGTGGGTCGATGACCAGCCGCTGGCAGATCCACACACGCCCCCGGCCGATGACCCGCGCCTGTTCGTGGTTGTCGGCGCAGGGGCCGCCGGTACAGCCTGTGCGGCGGCGCTGCGGGAGAAAGGCTTTGGTGGCCGGATCATCCTGATCGACCGCGAACCGGACGCCGGTTACGACCGTACGGTGCTGAGCAAGTTTGTCCTCGCCGGGGAAACGCCGGCAGCAGAAACCCCGGCGTTGCGCGATGAAGTTTTCTATAAAGAGCAGCGCATCGAACGCCTGCACAGCGAAATCACCGCACTGGATGCCCAGGCCAAAACCCTGCAGCTCAACGATGGCCAGACCCTGAACTATGACGCCGCCGTACTGGCCACGGGTGGCGAACCCAACCCGCTGAAGTTACCCGGCGCTGAACTGCCCCACGTGTTCGTCCTGCGCTCAAAAGCCCAGGCCGAACAGATCATGCGCACTGCCAGAGCGGATCAGCGCGTCGTCATCATCGGCGACAGTTTCATCGCTCTCGAATGCGCCTCGGCCTTGCGCCAGCACGGCCTCGACGTCACGGTACTCGCGCGCCACGCCATCCCTTTCGCGGCCCAGTTCGGCGAGGCCGTAGGCCTGGCCATCCGCGCACTGCACGAACAGAACGGGGTGAAATTCATCACCGAGCACACCGCCACCGAGATCATCGGCGATGGCAAGGTCGAAGCCGTATTGCTGGACAATGGCCTGCGTCTTTCGGCAGATCTGGTGCTGGCCGGGGTCGGCGTGCACCCGGCCACGGAGGCGTTCGGGTCATTGCCGAAAGAAAAAGATCAGTCATTGCGCGTTGACGGCGGCATGCGTGTCACCGAAGGGCTGTGGGCCATCGGCGACATCGCCACGTTTCCGCTGAACGGCCAGTTGCAACGCATCGAACACTGGCGCCTGGCCCAGCAACACGCACGCATCGCCGCTGCCAATATGCTCGGCGGTGAAGAGCATTACCTCGACGTGCCGTTTTTCTGGACCTGGCATTTCGGCAAGAATTACGACTACCTTGGCCACGCCGAACAGTGGGATGAGGTCGAGTTCATGGGCGAACCCGAACAGCCACCCTTTATCGGCCTGTTCGCAAAGAATGGCGTGGTGGTGGCGGCCGTGGCCTGCGAAAAAGAACGGGCGATGGCGCTACTGGCGGAGCGGATGAAGCAGCCGCTGCCCATTGCGGAGGCCTGGACCCTGATCCGCGATTAA
- the pgaD gene encoding poly-beta-1,6-N-acetyl-D-glucosamine biosynthesis protein PgaD: MKIIRTRQRPFLVVVDVILTVVAWVGLLFLLIRGLWPLIETHAGGPRIDNSAFEALGTLQIYLWVALVNAVILIGWARYQQRKSRSFAQRRLPAPVVDDEGLTKSFRLCDDRLQKLRTPGVMTIHNDQEGDISHVVTHFWPVQQQDLPPPLAPLEHPRVIFLHAEDDDNREPVSRLT; encoded by the coding sequence ATGAAAATCATCCGGACCCGCCAGCGGCCTTTTCTGGTCGTGGTCGATGTGATTCTTACCGTGGTGGCATGGGTGGGGCTGCTGTTCTTGCTGATACGCGGGCTATGGCCGCTGATCGAAACTCATGCGGGCGGGCCACGCATCGACAATTCGGCGTTCGAAGCGCTGGGCACTTTGCAGATTTATCTGTGGGTGGCGCTGGTCAACGCGGTGATTCTGATCGGTTGGGCGCGTTATCAGCAGCGCAAGAGCAGAAGCTTCGCCCAGCGCCGCTTGCCCGCGCCGGTGGTCGATGATGAAGGGCTGACCAAGAGTTTTCGTCTGTGCGATGACCGCTTGCAGAAGCTGCGTACCCCTGGGGTCATGACCATCCATAACGATCAGGAAGGGGACATCAGCCATGTGGTGACGCATTTCTGGCCGGTTCAGCAGCAGGATTTGCCACCGCCGCTGGCACCGCTGGAGCACCCGCGGGTGATCTTCCTGCATGCTGAAGATGACGATAATCGCGAACCGGTGAGCCGCCTGACCTGA
- a CDS encoding YbhB/YbcL family Raf kinase inhibitor-like protein gives MTRLTSLNPWLAALAVTLCVQFPAQAQERFTLNIPGVSDNRLFTSAAASDAPGCGGKNQSPALSWNAGPAGTQSYAIVMHDPDGQKGLGVDHWIHYGIKSTTHQIAAGVGAKSALEGVGGTNSKGNTHYMGPCPPVGDSAHHYIIQIYALDLAPDALPAGLTRAELMEKIKGHVLRNSSAVRRYHR, from the coding sequence ATGACCCGATTGACCTCTCTCAACCCATGGCTGGCGGCCCTCGCCGTCACCCTTTGCGTGCAGTTTCCGGCGCAGGCCCAGGAGCGCTTTACCCTGAACATCCCGGGTGTTTCCGATAACCGGCTGTTCACCTCGGCGGCGGCCAGCGATGCGCCCGGTTGCGGCGGCAAGAACCAGTCGCCGGCCCTGAGCTGGAACGCCGGCCCTGCCGGTACCCAGAGCTATGCGATCGTCATGCACGATCCAGATGGCCAGAAAGGCCTGGGCGTCGATCACTGGATTCATTACGGCATCAAGTCCACCACGCACCAGATTGCGGCAGGCGTCGGTGCCAAATCCGCGCTGGAAGGCGTTGGCGGCACCAACAGCAAGGGCAACACCCATTACATGGGGCCGTGCCCGCCAGTGGGCGACAGTGCGCACCACTACATCATCCAGATCTACGCCCTGGATCTGGCGCCGGATGCACTGCCGGCCGGTCTGACCCGCGCCGAGCTGATGGAAAAAATCAAAGGCCATGTGCTGCGCAACAGCAGTGCGGTGCGGCGTTATCACCGCTGA
- a CDS encoding vWA domain-containing protein, giving the protein MSHSLLRPVAVGVLLALAGCGASSTPDSAAVPPAAQPEVLVQQEAAMAGGAMAKRMARPAPIASFAAMPGADSYPQGYRDESREQYQALADNPIHSVAETPVSTFSADVDTGAYANVRRLLNQGRLPPEGAVRLEEMVNYFPYDYALPSDGSPFGVTTELAASPWNPHTRLLRIGIKASDHAVAELAPANLVFLVDVSGSMDRREGLPLVKSTLKLLVDQLREQDRVSLVVYAGESRVVLEPTSGREKAKIRTAIEQLTAGGSTAGASGIELAYQMAQQAFIPKGINRILLATDGDFNVGISDFDSLKQMAVDKRKTGISLTTLGFGVDNYNEHLMEQLADAGDGNYAYIDNLREARKVLVDQLSSTLAVVAQNVKLQVEFNPAQVSEYRLLGYENRALKREDFSNDKVDAGEIGAGHTVTALYEIVPAGEKGWLEPLRYAKSAPAVSEKNGELAMLRVRYQPPEGGKSLLIERPIANQVAPASEDLRFAAAVAAFSQQLKDGRYTGDFSLKDTEALARGARGDDRFGLRSEFVQLVELAQSLRTSTASNTLATERRIE; this is encoded by the coding sequence ATGTCTCATTCTCTTTTGCGTCCTGTTGCGGTCGGTGTGCTGCTGGCGCTCGCCGGTTGCGGTGCTTCGTCCACACCCGATTCCGCTGCAGTGCCACCGGCGGCACAGCCTGAAGTGCTGGTTCAGCAGGAAGCCGCGATGGCGGGTGGGGCGATGGCCAAGCGTATGGCCCGGCCGGCGCCGATCGCCAGTTTCGCCGCGATGCCCGGCGCAGACAGTTATCCACAGGGCTATCGCGATGAGTCGCGCGAGCAGTATCAGGCGCTGGCCGACAACCCGATCCACAGTGTCGCCGAAACCCCGGTTTCAACCTTCAGCGCTGATGTCGACACGGGTGCGTACGCCAATGTCCGCCGCTTGCTCAATCAAGGCCGACTGCCACCGGAAGGCGCGGTGCGACTGGAGGAAATGGTCAATTACTTCCCTTATGACTACGCGTTGCCCAGCGATGGCTCGCCTTTCGGTGTGACCACCGAACTGGCGGCCTCGCCGTGGAACCCGCACACGCGTTTGCTGCGCATTGGCATCAAGGCCTCCGACCATGCCGTGGCGGAACTGGCCCCGGCCAATCTGGTGTTTCTGGTGGACGTGTCCGGCTCGATGGATCGCCGCGAAGGCCTGCCGCTGGTCAAAAGCACGCTGAAGTTGTTGGTCGATCAGTTGCGCGAGCAGGACCGGGTGTCGCTGGTGGTGTATGCCGGCGAATCCAGAGTGGTGCTGGAGCCGACTTCCGGACGCGAGAAAGCGAAAATTCGTACAGCCATCGAGCAATTGACCGCAGGCGGCTCCACCGCTGGCGCGTCGGGCATTGAACTGGCCTATCAAATGGCGCAGCAGGCGTTTATCCCCAAGGGCATCAATCGCATCCTGTTGGCCACCGACGGTGACTTCAATGTCGGCATCAGCGACTTCGACAGCCTCAAGCAAATGGCTGTGGATAAACGCAAGACCGGGATTTCCCTGACCACCCTGGGTTTTGGTGTGGATAACTACAATGAACACTTGATGGAGCAACTGGCCGACGCCGGTGACGGTAACTACGCCTACATCGACAACCTGCGCGAGGCGCGCAAGGTGTTGGTGGATCAGTTGAGTTCGACCCTCGCCGTGGTGGCGCAAAACGTCAAATTGCAGGTGGAGTTCAACCCGGCGCAGGTCAGTGAATATCGCCTGCTCGGCTACGAAAACCGCGCGTTGAAGCGTGAGGACTTCAGCAATGACAAGGTCGATGCCGGCGAGATCGGCGCAGGACACACGGTGACGGCGCTGTATGAAATTGTCCCGGCGGGTGAGAAGGGCTGGCTCGAGCCGTTGCGTTACGCTAAATCGGCGCCAGCGGTTTCCGAGAAGAATGGGGAATTGGCGATGCTGCGTGTGCGTTATCAACCGCCCGAAGGTGGGAAAAGTCTGCTGATCGAGCGGCCGATTGCCAATCAGGTCGCACCGGCCAGTGAAGACCTGCGGTTTGCCGCTGCGGTTGCGGCGTTTTCCCAGCAACTCAAGGACGGCCGCTACACCGGCGATTTCAGCCTCAAAGACACCGAAGCCCTGGCCCGTGGCGCACGTGGTGACGACCGCTTCGGCCTGCGTAGCGAGTTTGTGCAACTGGTCGAACTGGCGCAAAGCCTGCGCACCTCGACCGCATCGAATACGCTGGCCACTGAGCGACGGATTGAATAG
- a CDS encoding RNA polymerase sigma factor, which produces MSQLFAGPDRSSASSDDALLARYREGDGAAFEILYARHRQGLYRFLLGLSGKPELADEVFQETWLSLIRSASQPQGRATFRTWLFQIARNRLIDHWRKHGAHQPLHDSYDEQLHAIGDETNDPEQLLNLSRDSQRLESALQALPADQREVFLLRAHGDLDLAQIASLTDTPLETVKSRLRYAQQKLRRLLAEEVLT; this is translated from the coding sequence ATCAGTCAGCTCTTTGCTGGGCCAGACCGTTCAAGCGCCAGCAGCGATGACGCGCTGCTGGCGCGTTACCGCGAGGGCGACGGCGCGGCGTTCGAAATCCTGTACGCCCGCCATCGCCAGGGTTTGTATCGGTTTCTGCTCGGCTTGAGCGGTAAACCCGAACTGGCTGACGAAGTCTTTCAGGAGACCTGGCTGAGCCTGATCCGCAGCGCCAGTCAGCCACAAGGCCGGGCGACCTTTCGTACGTGGCTGTTCCAGATTGCCCGCAATCGCTTGATCGATCACTGGCGCAAACACGGCGCTCACCAGCCGCTGCACGACAGCTACGACGAACAGCTGCATGCGATTGGCGACGAGACCAACGATCCCGAACAATTGCTGAACCTCAGCCGCGACAGCCAGCGCCTGGAAAGCGCCCTGCAAGCCTTGCCCGCCGACCAGCGCGAAGTGTTCCTGCTGCGTGCCCACGGCGACCTCGACCTGGCGCAAATCGCCAGCCTCACCGACACACCGCTGGAAACCGTTAAAAGCCGCTTGCGCTACGCCCAGCAAAAACTGCGTCGGCTGCTGGCCGAGGAGGTACTGACATGA
- a CDS encoding type I restriction-modification system subunit M: protein MSNVSGIIKSTQDIMRKDVGVDGDAQRISQLVWMFFLKIYDDREAEIELLEDDYKSPLPEHLRWRNWAVDPEGMTGDELSDFINLQLFPTLKTKLNVSGETGARALVVRNVFEDAYNYMKSGTLMRQVINKICEIDFNNTQDRHTFGSIYEQILKDLQSAGNAGEFYTPRAVTKFIVDRVDPLLAESVLDPACGTGGFLACTIEHKRAKYVKNNDDEAVMVGSIHGVEKKALPHMLCTTNMILHGIDTPTQIEHDNMLSRRAYKDYGEADRVNVIVTNPPFGGMEEDGVENQFPATLRTRETADLFMALVVKLLKNNGRAAVVLPDGFLFGEGMKTRLKQILLEQCHLHTIVRLPNGVFNPYTGIKTNILFFTKKPESEWPATKEVWFYEHPYPEGVSSYNKSRPMQFEEFETERAWWGSEADSFKTRIETQQAWKVSIEDITARSYNLDIKNPHVGEQISHDPEELLAQFEAQQAEIQSLRDQLRAILAAALAGEK from the coding sequence ATGAGTAACGTCAGCGGTATTATCAAATCCACTCAGGACATCATGCGCAAGGACGTCGGCGTGGATGGCGACGCGCAGCGCATCAGCCAGCTGGTATGGATGTTCTTCCTGAAAATCTATGATGACCGCGAAGCCGAAATTGAACTGCTGGAAGATGACTACAAATCCCCCCTTCCCGAGCACTTGCGCTGGCGCAACTGGGCAGTTGATCCTGAGGGCATGACCGGCGACGAGCTCAGCGACTTCATCAACTTGCAACTCTTCCCCACCCTGAAAACCAAGCTAAACGTTAGCGGCGAAACCGGTGCACGGGCACTGGTGGTTCGCAATGTTTTTGAAGATGCCTACAACTACATGAAGTCGGGCACACTGATGCGACAGGTCATCAACAAGATCTGCGAGATCGACTTCAACAACACACAGGACCGCCACACCTTCGGCAGCATTTACGAGCAGATCCTCAAAGACCTGCAAAGCGCGGGCAATGCCGGCGAGTTCTACACTCCGCGTGCCGTCACTAAGTTCATTGTGGATCGGGTGGACCCGTTACTGGCTGAAAGCGTACTGGACCCGGCCTGCGGTACCGGCGGTTTTCTCGCCTGCACCATCGAACACAAGCGCGCAAAGTATGTAAAAAACAACGATGACGAAGCCGTGATGGTCGGCAGCATTCACGGTGTGGAGAAAAAGGCCCTGCCACACATGCTGTGCACCACCAACATGATTCTCCACGGAATTGATACACCCACCCAGATCGAGCACGACAACATGCTCAGTCGCCGTGCCTATAAGGATTACGGCGAGGCCGACCGGGTGAACGTAATTGTCACCAACCCCCCCTTTGGCGGCATGGAAGAAGACGGCGTGGAAAACCAGTTCCCTGCCACACTGCGCACCCGCGAAACCGCGGACCTGTTTATGGCCCTGGTGGTAAAGCTGCTGAAGAATAATGGCCGAGCTGCCGTGGTGCTTCCGGATGGTTTCCTGTTTGGGGAGGGAATGAAAACCCGCCTGAAACAGATACTGCTGGAACAGTGCCACCTTCACACTATCGTTCGCCTGCCTAATGGCGTGTTCAATCCCTACACAGGCATCAAAACCAATATCCTCTTCTTCACCAAGAAGCCGGAAAGCGAGTGGCCAGCCACCAAGGAAGTGTGGTTCTACGAGCACCCCTACCCGGAAGGCGTGAGCAGCTACAACAAGTCCCGTCCCATGCAGTTTGAAGAGTTCGAGACCGAGCGTGCATGGTGGGGCAGCGAGGCCGATAGCTTCAAGACCCGCATAGAAACCCAGCAGGCCTGGAAGGTGAGTATCGAGGACATTACCGCCCGCAGCTACAACCTCGATATCAAGAATCCGCATGTGGGCGAGCAGATTAGCCACGACCCAGAAGAGCTGTTGGCCCAATTTGAGGCCCAGCAGGCGGAAATCCAGAGCCTACGCGATCAACTCAGGGCAATTCTGGCAGCTGCTTTGGCTGGAGAGAAATGA
- a CDS encoding SIR2 family protein, with protein MNLRDLLFHYAEHATESQEFELNDDFNRRLDDGDIEGYELILRKPDGEEQPISPVSAALFVSDLPTYRQLVKDDIAIKRHEVLMLGDFPTNDGAYDKLLNLVRHRATVVPFVGAGFSVSAGCPAWSDYIISQAIRSGFDEADVKVRLRNGQHEQLMDEVITRLSINVFQRDFTTQFEGGRISPSLSPSLELMGLFDGCYITTNFDRVLEKCHAEKHPFEEKVVGRDSTGRFLKAIYRSDKYLLKLHGNIDEQRDRILTRAEYNLGYGNEVIDYTLPIPNALKRIFGSFTVLFVGCSLISDRYLTVLKEAHDSAPEFLPEHFAIMVAPNDADERIERDRYMADHGITPIWFPYGEWDKPAEILRLLKLER; from the coding sequence ATGAATCTTAGGGATTTACTTTTCCACTATGCCGAGCACGCAACCGAGAGCCAAGAATTTGAGTTAAATGATGACTTTAACAGACGTTTAGATGATGGAGACATCGAAGGATATGAACTTATCCTTCGAAAACCCGACGGCGAAGAACAACCAATTTCCCCAGTGAGCGCCGCACTATTTGTCTCGGACCTCCCAACGTACCGGCAGTTAGTTAAGGATGACATCGCTATCAAGCGCCACGAAGTATTAATGCTTGGCGACTTCCCAACTAACGATGGTGCGTATGACAAGCTCCTCAATTTGGTGAGGCATCGAGCAACTGTAGTTCCTTTTGTTGGCGCGGGATTTTCGGTATCCGCGGGCTGCCCTGCGTGGTCCGACTACATAATTAGTCAAGCGATCCGCTCTGGATTTGATGAAGCTGATGTAAAGGTGCGATTAAGAAACGGGCAACACGAACAGCTCATGGACGAAGTTATAACACGCTTAAGCATCAACGTTTTCCAAAGGGACTTCACGACTCAATTTGAGGGCGGCCGCATAAGCCCATCTCTAAGCCCCTCTCTAGAGCTAATGGGCCTATTTGATGGCTGCTACATAACCACAAACTTTGATCGTGTCTTAGAAAAGTGCCACGCTGAAAAACACCCATTTGAGGAGAAGGTCGTCGGCAGGGATAGCACTGGAAGATTCTTGAAAGCCATATACCGAAGCGATAAGTACCTCCTAAAGCTGCATGGGAATATCGATGAGCAGCGGGATCGCATACTGACGCGGGCCGAGTATAACCTCGGATACGGTAATGAAGTAATTGATTACACTCTCCCCATACCTAATGCTCTAAAGAGGATTTTCGGGAGCTTTACCGTTCTTTTCGTTGGATGCAGCCTTATCTCTGATCGATACCTTACTGTTTTGAAAGAAGCTCATGACTCCGCGCCGGAGTTCTTGCCAGAGCATTTTGCGATTATGGTGGCGCCCAACGATGCAGATGAACGAATTGAAAGAGACCGGTATATGGCAGATCACGGAATTACACCCATCTGGTTCCCATACGGTGAATGGGATAAGCCTGCCGAAATACTTAGGCTGCTGAAACTAGAAAGATGA
- a CDS encoding restriction endonuclease subunit S, with amino-acid sequence MNMVAVEQLVTQHLDLWTSTIKRKSAAGRGSSNKIELYGIKKLRELILELAVRGLLVPQDPSDEPASELLRRIAAEKAKLVKEGKIKKEKPLPPISEEQKPFALPAGWEWARISNVSQLITSGSRDWAQYLSDDGAIFVTMGNLSKGSYELRLDNLRFVNPPQNGEGNRTRLEAHDLLISITGEVGNLGRIPEDFGEAYINQHTCLVRFLPLCRGRYFPEVLRSPLASFQFNEPQRGVKNSFRLSDVDAITIPLPPLAEQHRIVAKVDELMALCDQLEQQTESSRTAHQTLVEALLIGLTQANNNAQVTSAWQRIASHFNTLFTTEQSIDRLKQTILQLAVMGKLVLQDPNEEPASELLKKIAAEKAKLVKERKIKKEKPQPPISEEEKPFALPKGWEWVRLGQVGICSTGKTPSTSQPEFFEGNIPFIGPGQISPQGKLLLSEKSVSEEGLFESMEAVPNDILMVCIGGSIGKAAIVDKRLAFNQQINSIRPIFVSSKYLFAAVSTDIFYDSIIRKSTGSATPIINRSKWEELLVPLSPTLEQQRITKKVDELVTLCDHLKASLSLAKTTQLDLTDAVFKIGVAQ; translated from the coding sequence ATGAACATGGTGGCTGTTGAGCAACTCGTTACCCAACATCTGGACCTATGGACCTCTACCATCAAGCGCAAATCTGCCGCTGGCCGGGGCTCCTCCAACAAGATCGAACTTTACGGCATCAAGAAACTTCGCGAACTGATTCTGGAGCTTGCCGTGCGCGGCCTGCTGGTGCCTCAAGATCCGAGCGACGAGCCTGCCAGTGAGTTATTAAGGAGGATCGCTGCAGAAAAAGCGAAGCTAGTAAAGGAAGGCAAAATAAAGAAGGAAAAGCCGCTTCCCCCAATTAGTGAAGAGCAAAAGCCGTTTGCGTTGCCGGCGGGGTGGGAGTGGGCGAGAATTTCGAACGTCTCTCAGCTCATAACATCTGGATCTCGTGATTGGGCCCAGTACCTTTCTGATGATGGCGCCATATTCGTAACTATGGGGAACCTATCAAAGGGCAGCTATGAGCTTCGACTAGATAACCTAAGATTCGTGAATCCTCCTCAAAACGGTGAAGGAAATCGAACACGGCTAGAAGCGCACGACCTGCTTATCTCGATAACCGGCGAAGTAGGAAATTTGGGCAGGATTCCCGAAGACTTTGGTGAAGCTTACATAAATCAACACACGTGCCTAGTTAGATTTCTTCCATTGTGCAGAGGTCGGTATTTCCCTGAAGTATTGCGTTCCCCACTTGCATCTTTTCAATTTAATGAACCACAGCGAGGAGTAAAGAATAGTTTTCGCTTGAGTGATGTCGATGCGATAACGATCCCGCTACCCCCGTTAGCCGAACAACACCGCATTGTCGCCAAAGTCGACGAACTAATGGCGCTGTGTGATCAGCTGGAGCAGCAGACTGAAAGCAGTCGTACTGCCCACCAAACGCTGGTAGAAGCCCTGCTTATTGGTCTCACTCAAGCGAATAACAACGCCCAAGTCACCAGCGCCTGGCAACGCATCGCCTCCCACTTCAACACCCTGTTCACCACCGAACAGAGCATCGACCGGCTCAAGCAGACCATTCTGCAACTGGCCGTGATGGGAAAACTCGTCCTGCAAGACCCCAACGAAGAACCCGCCAGTGAGCTTCTGAAGAAAATCGCCGCCGAAAAAGCGAAGCTGGTAAAGGAGCGCAAAATCAAGAAGGAAAAACCCCAGCCACCGATTAGCGAAGAGGAAAAGCCCTTTGCTTTGCCTAAGGGATGGGAGTGGGTAAGACTTGGTCAAGTTGGCATATGCTCAACCGGGAAGACACCTAGCACAAGTCAGCCAGAGTTTTTCGAGGGAAATATTCCATTTATTGGACCGGGCCAGATCTCACCTCAGGGCAAGCTGCTTCTTTCTGAGAAATCAGTCTCAGAAGAAGGCTTGTTTGAAAGCATGGAGGCCGTGCCAAATGACATTCTCATGGTTTGCATTGGAGGCTCCATTGGGAAGGCGGCGATTGTGGACAAAAGACTGGCATTCAATCAGCAAATAAACTCAATAAGGCCAATTTTTGTTTCATCAAAATATCTTTTCGCTGCTGTATCAACCGATATTTTTTATGATTCGATCATTCGGAAGTCAACGGGATCGGCAACACCGATCATAAACCGTTCGAAGTGGGAAGAGTTATTAGTTCCTTTGAGCCCTACGCTTGAGCAACAACGCATCACCAAAAAAGTCGATGAGCTGGTGACCCTGTGCGACCATCTCAAGGCCAGCCTCAGCCTTGCTAAGACAACCCAGCTAGACCTTACAGATGCGGTGTTTAAGATCGGGGTAGCACAATGA